The Mammaliicoccus sciuri genome window below encodes:
- a CDS encoding phage distal tail protein has product METIIINNERLSWLIVERGFNIPSFNFVTEVEKIKGRPGSVKRARQIDGYEIEIPMIVHNDYLSEGGTKNHDKITNELVKFVNYDEPVTFRFSNQNWFWKVHIDGPFEIPLNTEGQITKFNLKLTILDPRRYSVNELFNTAVSDQIGVVNNGTADTPVIIEARALKDATSFMVAKGKDGVAKDYFMIGKSEDANKFNKDEEPFLFNDEFHTGIGNWAYVGANTTFGNLLDGGDANGGRFGVSELKDSIYPNNYGTTVSTNWHGAAIYKSLGKSLGDFRVKFKVLVRHHADTGPGKGFTYIVDENNRTLFSIGYVNTSTSRNFGQIIAYAYNEHGEAQRIYTRETPFKYLKIANMHVFMTLERKGNEIYIETCKYDYGKDKGRRKPLDKDSKIFKDSGNFYQRKARIAQMYVGKSAKYEKRMYVNLLGFSVQELLPKQSDVTPIVIRKGDFIVVDTGQNIVTLNDENALEMKDFGSNYFMLDSGMSELVIEPEGTFDTKAIWRDSYY; this is encoded by the coding sequence ATAGAGACTATTATAATTAATAATGAAAGACTTTCATGGCTAATTGTTGAAAGAGGGTTTAATATACCCTCTTTTAATTTTGTTACTGAAGTTGAAAAAATAAAGGGTAGACCTGGAAGTGTTAAGAGAGCAAGACAAATTGATGGATATGAAATTGAAATTCCCATGATAGTTCATAACGATTACCTATCAGAAGGGGGTACAAAAAATCATGATAAAATTACTAATGAGTTAGTAAAGTTTGTGAATTATGATGAACCTGTTACTTTTAGATTTAGTAATCAAAATTGGTTTTGGAAAGTACACATAGATGGTCCTTTCGAAATACCTTTAAATACTGAAGGTCAAATAACAAAATTTAATTTGAAATTAACAATATTAGACCCTCGTAGGTATTCAGTAAATGAACTATTTAATACTGCTGTTTCTGACCAAATAGGTGTTGTTAACAATGGAACTGCAGATACACCTGTCATCATTGAAGCAAGAGCCCTGAAAGATGCAACGAGTTTCATGGTTGCTAAAGGTAAAGATGGTGTAGCTAAAGACTATTTTATGATTGGTAAATCAGAAGATGCTAACAAATTTAATAAAGATGAAGAACCTTTTTTATTCAATGATGAATTTCACACAGGAATTGGCAACTGGGCGTATGTAGGGGCTAACACAACGTTTGGTAACTTATTAGACGGTGGAGATGCAAATGGGGGTCGATTTGGTGTATCTGAATTAAAGGATAGTATCTATCCTAATAATTACGGTACTACTGTATCAACCAATTGGCATGGTGCAGCAATTTATAAATCATTAGGTAAAAGTTTAGGTGATTTTAGAGTGAAGTTCAAAGTACTTGTGAGACATCATGCAGATACAGGTCCTGGTAAAGGTTTTACCTATATAGTTGATGAGAATAATAGAACGTTATTCAGTATCGGTTATGTCAATACATCAACTAGTCGTAACTTCGGTCAAATTATCGCATATGCCTACAATGAACATGGCGAGGCACAACGTATTTATACAAGAGAAACACCATTTAAATATTTGAAAATAGCTAACATGCATGTCTTTATGACATTAGAACGTAAAGGCAATGAGATATACATTGAAACTTGTAAATATGATTATGGTAAAGATAAAGGAAGAAGAAAACCACTTGATAAAGATTCTAAGATTTTTAAAGATAGCGGCAATTTTTATCAGCGTAAAGCAAGGATTGCTCAAATGTATGTTGGTAAATCAGCTAAATATGAAAAAAGAATGTATGTAAATTTATTAGGGTTCTCTGTACAAGAGTTGCTGCCGAAGCAATCTGATGTCACACCTATCGTAATAAGGAAAGGTGACTTTATTGTTGTAGATACGGGGCAAAATATTGTGACTTTAAATGATGAGAATGCACTTGAGATGAAAGATTTTGGCTCAAATTACTTCATGTTAGATAGTGGGATGTCGGAATTAGTAATAGAACCTGAAGGTACTTTTGATACAAAAGCGATATGGCGTGATAGTTATTACTAA
- a CDS encoding peptidoglycan DD-metalloendopeptidase family protein — MAGEERIRGFTIALGLNTVDIDKGMANLQRKLKVADTQMKANLSTFDKAEKSIDKLETELGGLNNKLEQQGRIVEKSKKKLAQLNEAEKESAKALKKAGLEADRANEKYEKLAKEFDDMNSKLEKYQKQLADATQSQKSAKNQVDKLSASTKNAKASVDQLSKEFEELSKSGNASEKELSALRVELEKAENHYKQLSNELDKSKRKWNESKIATSEAKDELEKFSNANKKAMASSKTAMNSAKKNAQEAEKAYSKLENEVGKLPAKIDKATVDVYQQSLAFNTLESQIDDVNDEYSKLLRNQTLLGKMTVGIKGFDKRWQEVNAKINKIGDSFRNVGYVASGVVKGMIVQNISTIIPVAGAATSAVAGIGGAAVAASGGAIGMMGVYGTALGGISVFAGMAATSLKRLEEGTLKVTGEVTKYQGALAALKNTWNGIADKNRANIFNTMTNGINIALLALQKLTPAIDSISGIISKASLKMFEWVKNSKNANQVFKVINSTGPPIFQNLVNAVMKVTDALAHMFIQFSPLFTWAGDGIESLATKFNKWANSASTDSSTAEFIRYTKTNLPIVGAIFGNIFGGIVGLFKAFGDHSHTVLIGMQNVTKTFKDWGQSLSSSDKFKSFIDYLNTNGPIVWQLLKNIGSTLVGLVRGMAPVGAVMLKITTAITGFISKIVNSSPAVGAFIGILAALVGGLMTLVPPIALARTAFGGLGGAAVANGKKVGFMSKALGVLRGAFKLLLGPWGILIAALVTGFVIAYKKSETFRNIVNNAINGVKQTFINVGNIIKGFFQLFKGNGQDGVITLSKILPPNVVVGLTNFANTVKNTFFIVFNAIKGFAIQIGSQISAFWAKNGTEITQAVKNIGQVIGTVFSTIWNFVIKPIMTLIWNLMKFIWPGIKALIVSVWNNIKGVIQGALNIILGTIKIFSSLLTGNWKGALNGLVQVLKGVVQLILNLVQLWFVGKIVKVAKLGMSLLKGVFTKGWKFIKNFIGKTAQSIWNSVKQKFSGLYKSIKAIVTSIKKWLSTTWTSIKKSVVNQVQRLWSGVKSRFSGLWKSTKSIFTTLKNWIQKTWNSLKTKVISLAKSLGGQVKNAFSKLWSNVKNIFTKTFNFAKHIWGRIKSTVVKLVTGAKKGVVNGFKAMYDKGKSWINKLKNFLSDSIRGFKKIASKVGKGIANSAVDGLNGMISGINSLSKKIMSKKLIKKKIPRLSTGTEVNPQVQTDQNGLLTRSTKAIVNDKGPGNGSGPNGHQELIYRRDGKIEKPIGRNKQVHLKRGEGVINGAQSKSLLPHFSTGTVMDKLFGQGSPTKKSKDKKKKSDKKGWREKLGDNLGKGWNATKDFGKDVATVTGKGIKSVMKGIGDVWDYASKPSKLINKVLGGLGIDFSGIPAAMGGFMKWGAKELKSGMVDLVKSWFDSVGGGGGDGSSFQKFGITTPYSPNKPVPGYPTSFNGGRHYGIDYGTPSGTVLTAPTSGVVKAQSNHGGGTVARLLSGKVAQYFLHLSDILKTGRVKQGEKFAKTGNSGAWTTGPHLHYQVESPASAALTNKNTMDPEKFLSGAGGTSKAASKWRGDILRAASSMKVNLSPGNIKDIISLIHTESGGRAGVTQSGYTDVNTGGNEARGLLQYTPGTWRGYRVKGAGNILNGYHQLKTFFNNSNWRRDLASWKARMSRGQTGWGPTGSRRFATGGLIGSNGLYNLADGGFPEWVIPTDPKRRTDAMKLLALAGQDIQKGKNKRPKQLPKPKNSNDGNSETSLLLKMIEKQDETINALKDSVEFLAQIAAKDFKPVIDKYEHERQVFNGIDKYERTKKRKSKF; from the coding sequence ATGGCAGGAGAAGAAAGAATTAGAGGTTTTACTATTGCGTTAGGTTTAAATACTGTTGATATAGATAAAGGCATGGCTAATCTACAACGTAAACTTAAAGTAGCTGATACTCAGATGAAAGCTAATTTATCAACATTTGATAAGGCTGAAAAATCTATAGATAAGTTAGAAACTGAATTAGGTGGATTAAATAATAAGCTAGAACAACAAGGTCGTATTGTAGAGAAATCAAAAAAGAAATTAGCGCAATTGAATGAAGCGGAAAAAGAATCAGCTAAAGCGCTAAAAAAAGCAGGACTTGAAGCTGATAGGGCTAATGAGAAATATGAAAAACTAGCCAAAGAATTTGATGATATGAATTCGAAGTTAGAAAAATATCAAAAGCAGTTAGCTGATGCAACTCAATCTCAAAAAAGTGCTAAAAACCAAGTTGATAAATTAAGTGCTTCAACCAAAAATGCAAAAGCTTCCGTTGATCAGTTGTCTAAAGAGTTTGAGGAACTTTCAAAAAGCGGTAATGCTTCTGAGAAAGAATTATCAGCGTTACGTGTTGAACTAGAAAAAGCTGAAAATCATTATAAACAGTTATCTAATGAACTGGATAAATCAAAGCGTAAATGGAACGAGTCTAAAATTGCAACATCTGAAGCTAAAGATGAGTTAGAGAAATTTAGTAATGCTAATAAAAAAGCAATGGCTAGTTCGAAAACAGCAATGAATAGTGCAAAGAAAAATGCACAAGAAGCAGAGAAAGCATATTCTAAATTAGAAAATGAAGTTGGGAAATTACCAGCTAAAATAGACAAAGCAACAGTTGATGTCTACCAACAATCATTGGCATTTAACACATTAGAAAGTCAAATAGATGATGTTAATGATGAATACAGTAAACTGCTTAGAAATCAAACGTTATTAGGCAAAATGACAGTAGGTATAAAAGGTTTTGATAAGCGTTGGCAAGAGGTTAATGCAAAAATCAATAAGATTGGTGATAGTTTTCGAAATGTTGGATATGTAGCAAGTGGTGTTGTTAAAGGTATGATTGTACAAAATATCTCAACAATCATTCCAGTTGCTGGTGCTGCTACAAGTGCAGTAGCAGGTATAGGTGGTGCAGCAGTTGCAGCAAGTGGTGGCGCAATAGGAATGATGGGCGTATATGGAACTGCGCTTGGTGGAATTTCTGTGTTTGCTGGTATGGCAGCAACTTCATTAAAGAGGCTTGAAGAGGGAACACTTAAAGTTACTGGAGAAGTAACAAAATATCAAGGCGCTTTAGCTGCTTTAAAAAACACTTGGAATGGTATTGCTGATAAAAACCGAGCAAATATATTCAATACAATGACTAATGGTATAAATATTGCTTTGTTAGCTTTACAAAAACTAACACCTGCGATTGATAGTATTTCAGGAATAATCAGTAAAGCTTCACTTAAAATGTTTGAATGGGTTAAGAATAGCAAAAATGCTAATCAAGTATTCAAAGTAATCAATTCAACAGGTCCACCAATATTCCAAAATCTTGTAAATGCTGTAATGAAAGTAACTGATGCCTTAGCACATATGTTCATTCAATTCTCGCCACTGTTCACATGGGCAGGAGACGGAATAGAAAGCTTAGCTACAAAATTTAATAAATGGGCAAATAGCGCCAGTACAGATTCTAGTACTGCTGAGTTTATTAGATACACTAAAACAAATCTTCCGATTGTTGGTGCAATATTTGGCAATATTTTCGGTGGTATTGTAGGTCTATTTAAAGCATTTGGTGATCATTCACATACAGTTTTAATAGGTATGCAGAATGTAACCAAAACATTTAAAGATTGGGGACAAAGCTTATCAAGTTCAGATAAGTTTAAATCATTTATTGACTATCTAAATACAAATGGACCCATTGTATGGCAATTACTTAAAAATATAGGGTCTACGTTAGTAGGATTGGTAAGAGGTATGGCTCCAGTAGGTGCTGTCATGCTAAAAATAACAACTGCTATTACTGGATTTATTTCTAAGATTGTAAATTCAAGTCCCGCAGTAGGAGCGTTTATTGGGATTTTAGCTGCTTTAGTTGGTGGGTTAATGACCTTAGTACCTCCTATAGCTTTAGCACGTACAGCCTTTGGAGGACTTGGAGGTGCTGCTGTAGCAAATGGAAAGAAAGTAGGATTTATGAGTAAGGCATTAGGTGTGTTACGAGGTGCCTTTAAATTACTATTGGGTCCATGGGGGATTTTAATTGCAGCATTAGTTACAGGATTTGTAATAGCCTATAAGAAATCTGAAACATTTAGAAATATTGTGAATAACGCCATAAACGGAGTTAAGCAAACGTTTATTAACGTAGGAAATATTATTAAGGGCTTTTTCCAACTGTTTAAAGGAAATGGACAAGATGGAGTAATAACATTATCAAAAATATTACCTCCTAATGTTGTTGTAGGATTAACTAATTTTGCAAATACTGTTAAAAATACATTCTTTATTGTATTTAATGCAATAAAAGGTTTTGCTATTCAGATAGGTTCACAGATTAGTGCTTTTTGGGCTAAGAATGGTACTGAAATTACACAAGCTGTTAAAAATATTGGACAGGTAATAGGGACTGTATTTAGTACAATTTGGAATTTTGTGATTAAACCGATAATGACTTTGATTTGGAACCTAATGAAATTTATTTGGCCAGGTATAAAGGCATTAATTGTTAGTGTTTGGAATAACATAAAAGGTGTGATTCAAGGCGCTTTAAATATCATACTAGGAACAATCAAGATATTCAGCAGTTTGTTAACTGGAAATTGGAAAGGCGCTTTGAATGGATTAGTTCAAGTTCTAAAAGGTGTAGTTCAATTAATTTTGAATTTAGTACAACTTTGGTTTGTTGGGAAAATTGTTAAAGTAGCCAAACTTGGAATGTCCTTATTAAAAGGTGTATTCACAAAAGGTTGGAAGTTTATAAAAAACTTCATAGGTAAAACTGCCCAATCTATTTGGAATTCGGTTAAACAGAAGTTTTCAGGTCTTTATAAATCCATAAAGGCAATTGTCACTTCTATAAAGAAATGGCTTTCTACTACATGGACATCTATTAAAAAGTCAGTAGTTAATCAGGTACAAAGATTATGGAGTGGTGTTAAGTCTAGATTTAGCGGTTTATGGAAATCAACTAAATCTATATTTACAACTTTGAAGAATTGGATACAGAAAACTTGGAATTCGTTGAAAACAAAGGTTATCTCACTAGCCAAAAGTTTAGGAGGACAAGTTAAGAACGCATTCAGTAAACTATGGAGTAATGTTAAAAACATATTCACTAAGACATTTAACTTTGCTAAGCATATATGGGGACGAATAAAATCTACTGTTGTTAAATTAGTTACTGGTGCTAAAAAGGGTGTCGTAAATGGCTTTAAAGCGATGTACGACAAAGGTAAGTCCTGGATAAATAAATTAAAAAATTTCTTATCTGATTCTATAAGAGGCTTTAAGAAAATTGCTAGTAAAGTAGGAAAAGGGATTGCTAATAGTGCTGTTGATGGTTTGAACGGTATGATATCAGGTATTAATAGTCTTTCTAAAAAAATAATGAGTAAGAAACTTATTAAAAAGAAGATACCTCGTTTATCTACTGGAACTGAAGTTAATCCTCAAGTTCAAACTGATCAAAATGGATTATTAACTCGTAGTACTAAAGCTATAGTTAATGATAAAGGACCAGGTAATGGAAGTGGACCAAATGGTCATCAAGAATTAATTTATCGCAGAGATGGAAAAATTGAGAAACCTATCGGTAGAAACAAACAAGTACATCTAAAACGTGGTGAGGGCGTTATAAATGGCGCACAGTCTAAATCACTATTACCTCACTTTTCAACAGGAACTGTAATGGATAAATTATTCGGTCAAGGATCTCCTACTAAAAAATCAAAAGATAAGAAGAAAAAATCAGATAAAAAAGGTTGGAGAGAAAAACTTGGCGATAATTTAGGTAAAGGTTGGAATGCTACTAAAGATTTCGGTAAGGATGTAGCAACAGTGACAGGTAAAGGTATTAAATCTGTTATGAAAGGCATAGGCGATGTTTGGGACTATGCTAGTAAACCAAGTAAGTTAATCAATAAAGTTTTAGGTGGATTGGGCATTGACTTTTCTGGCATACCTGCAGCGATGGGTGGCTTTATGAAGTGGGGTGCTAAAGAACTTAAATCTGGCATGGTTGATCTCGTTAAAAGTTGGTTTGATTCAGTAGGTGGTGGCGGAGGAGATGGTTCTTCCTTCCAAAAATTCGGTATCACTACACCATACTCACCTAATAAACCTGTCCCTGGATATCCAACATCATTTAATGGCGGACGACACTATGGTATTGACTATGGTACTCCAAGCGGAACGGTTTTAACTGCGCCAACAAGTGGTGTGGTAAAAGCACAATCCAACCATGGTGGAGGTACAGTTGCTAGATTGTTGAGTGGTAAAGTTGCACAATACTTCCTTCACTTATCAGACATTTTAAAAACTGGTCGGGTTAAGCAAGGTGAAAAGTTTGCTAAAACAGGAAACAGTGGTGCTTGGACAACAGGACCACACTTGCACTATCAAGTTGAGAGTCCCGCAAGCGCTGCACTAACTAATAAAAATACTATGGATCCTGAGAAGTTCTTGTCTGGTGCAGGAGGAACAAGTAAAGCAGCATCAAAATGGCGTGGTGATATTCTAAGAGCTGCAAGTTCTATGAAGGTTAATTTATCACCAGGTAATATTAAAGATATCATTTCACTTATTCACACTGAATCTGGTGGACGAGCTGGTGTTACTCAGAGTGGATATACAGATGTGAATACTGGAGGCAATGAAGCAAGAGGATTGTTACAATATACGCCTGGCACATGGAGAGGTTATAGAGTAAAAGGTGCTGGAAATATCTTAAATGGATATCATCAGTTGAAAACATTCTTTAATAATAGCAATTGGCGTAGAGATTTAGCGTCTTGGAAAGCTAGAATGTCACGTGGTCAAACAGGTTGGGGTCCAACAGGTAGTAGACGATTTGCCACAGGTGGGTTAATTGGTAGTAACGGTCTATATAATCTAGCAGACGGTGGTTTTCCTGAATGGGTAATACCAACAGACCCTAAACGTCGTACAGATGCTATGAAATTATTAGCTTTAGCTGGTCAAGATATACAAAAAGGTAAAAATAAAAGACCTAAGCAATTACCTAAGCCAAAGAACTCAAATGACGGTAATTCAGAAACTTCATTATTACTTAAAATGATTGAAAAGCAAGATGAAACAATCAATGCGTTGAAAGACTCTGTTGAATTCTTAGCTCAAATTGCTGCTAAAGACTTTAAGCCTGTAATTGATAAATATGAACACGAGCGACAAGTTTTTAATGGAATAGATAAGTATGAAAGAACTAAAAAGCGTAAAAGTAAATTTTAA
- the gpG gene encoding phage tail assembly chaperone G — translation MSKSITLTNQNGEQKRYHRNNIKGRQAKKGVRLSLRISALSQSTRPEDIEKVEDYLDQAEEFIVKDLYGNQFTMDEFLDGIDGNNYLEFLMLQLTGSDEDAGKGL, via the coding sequence ATGTCAAAATCAATTACATTAACTAATCAAAATGGAGAACAAAAACGTTATCACAGAAATAATATTAAAGGTCGTCAAGCTAAAAAAGGTGTGCGTTTATCTTTAAGAATTTCAGCATTATCTCAAAGTACTAGACCTGAAGATATTGAAAAAGTTGAAGATTATTTAGATCAAGCTGAAGAATTTATTGTTAAAGATTTATATGGTAATCAATTTACAATGGACGAGTTTTTAGATGGTATTGACGGTAATAACTATTTAGAGTTCCTCATGCTTCAATTAACAGGTTCTGATGAAGATGCGGGAAAGGGTTTATAA
- a CDS encoding major tail protein, with translation MGKYNANTGLSEVWYAVLEEESNAKVKLSPIDMIDYLKEMSFEIGEELTRGYGSNKTAEVAKSGGEPTLNLTFHKLPMSVQEKILGLTKHKTNTKVFGATGTKKIVYVAVAFARTMEDGSKEWFGFAKGVFTKPNKEGQTKEGSVEFGQDEIEGQFMERFIDGFEEKESVIMTYDEAGETDGRDTVFQSIFGQVYPGLIDGNVSKEQPSDGKSEDSAGQANEGEEGSVLEA, from the coding sequence ATGGGAAAATATAATGCAAATACCGGATTGAGTGAAGTATGGTATGCAGTTTTAGAAGAGGAATCAAACGCTAAAGTAAAATTAAGTCCAATTGATATGATTGATTATTTAAAAGAAATGTCATTTGAAATTGGCGAAGAGTTAACGAGAGGATACGGTTCTAACAAAACAGCAGAGGTTGCTAAATCTGGAGGGGAACCTACTTTAAATTTAACATTCCACAAATTACCTATGTCAGTACAAGAAAAGATTTTAGGACTTACGAAACATAAAACAAATACTAAAGTGTTTGGTGCTACAGGAACTAAGAAAATTGTTTATGTTGCAGTTGCTTTCGCAAGAACTATGGAAGATGGTTCAAAAGAATGGTTTGGCTTTGCTAAAGGTGTATTTACTAAGCCAAACAAAGAGGGTCAAACAAAAGAAGGCAGCGTTGAATTTGGTCAAGATGAAATCGAAGGTCAATTTATGGAACGCTTTATTGACGGATTTGAAGAAAAAGAATCTGTAATCATGACTTATGACGAAGCAGGAGAAACAGACGGTCGTGACACAGTATTCCAATCTATATTTGGTCAAGTTTATCCTGGGCTTATTGATGGGAATGTTTCTAAGGAACAACCATCTGATGGTAAATCAGAAGATTCGGCAGGACAAGCAAATGAAGGTGAAGAAGGGTCAGTTTTAGAGGCTTAA
- a CDS encoding head-tail adaptor protein, giving the protein MKQNKRSFVTGGQMRTPVTFYEAKPDDGFMPGESPKTDKYYQCFANVYPPSQKDLDMTNRNAKITMVTYLPIGKDITDDMYFEINLPRYKGKFFNVISVEDDTEYHRNIKIIGENRS; this is encoded by the coding sequence ATGAAACAAAATAAAAGAAGTTTTGTAACAGGTGGACAGATGAGGACGCCTGTTACTTTCTATGAAGCAAAACCTGATGATGGATTTATGCCTGGAGAATCTCCTAAAACAGATAAATATTATCAGTGTTTCGCAAATGTTTATCCACCTTCACAAAAAGATTTAGACATGACAAACAGAAATGCCAAAATTACAATGGTAACTTATCTCCCTATAGGGAAAGATATTACAGATGATATGTATTTTGAAATAAACTTGCCAAGATATAAAGGTAAGTTTTTTAATGTTATTTCTGTTGAAGATGACACTGAGTATCATCGTAATATAAAAATTATTGGAGAGAACAGGTCATGA
- a CDS encoding phage major capsid protein: MPINFENKQGFENSQKLLQEFSNMNPEATDEEVKAKYTEYMNAYSEELANAIRKDIKNETGDNAVLNARKVNRLTNEEKKFYNALVSEGHVNTDTNWKDGELLPETVVDRIFEDIETDHPLLKHINIERTGLKTRVIRSITEGQVVWGKIFGEIRGQLEASFYEQDISLGKATAFVVVPKDLKDAGVQWVDRFVRAQIKEAFAVAIEKTAIQGEGKAKDQPVGLLKEINRKNGAVSDKQSAGTLTLETPDISIKEIGKIISNLSIKEYYDKDGDVKRTKGANVLNNVVIALNPVDYIYTGVAFMQVHNGAFVSPIPFNVTFAQSEFVPKGKAVAYDKSRYHFYAGSDVIVREFDQTLALEDMDLFTAKQFLYAEPDDNKTSFVYDVDFSSHGAPKDSESELPEG, translated from the coding sequence ATGCCAATTAATTTTGAAAATAAACAAGGGTTCGAGAATTCTCAAAAGCTATTACAAGAATTTTCAAATATGAATCCAGAAGCAACAGACGAAGAAGTTAAAGCAAAATATACTGAATATATGAATGCATATAGCGAGGAATTAGCTAATGCTATTCGAAAAGATATTAAGAATGAAACAGGAGATAATGCAGTATTGAACGCTCGTAAAGTAAATCGCTTAACAAATGAGGAAAAGAAATTCTATAACGCATTAGTGTCTGAGGGTCATGTTAATACAGATACGAATTGGAAAGATGGAGAGTTATTACCTGAGACAGTAGTAGACCGTATTTTTGAAGATATTGAAACAGACCATCCGTTATTAAAACATATCAATATTGAACGTACAGGTTTAAAAACACGTGTTATTCGTTCAATTACTGAAGGACAGGTTGTTTGGGGTAAAATATTTGGAGAAATTCGTGGTCAATTAGAGGCTTCATTCTATGAACAAGACATTTCTCTAGGTAAAGCGACTGCTTTCGTAGTAGTACCTAAAGATTTAAAAGATGCGGGCGTGCAATGGGTAGACCGCTTTGTACGTGCACAAATCAAAGAAGCTTTTGCAGTAGCAATTGAAAAAACTGCAATTCAAGGTGAAGGTAAAGCTAAAGACCAACCAGTTGGCTTATTGAAGGAAATCAATCGTAAAAATGGTGCAGTATCAGATAAGCAAAGCGCTGGTACTTTAACTTTAGAAACACCTGATATTTCTATTAAAGAAATCGGCAAAATCATTAGTAATTTATCAATTAAAGAATATTATGATAAAGATGGTGATGTTAAACGTACAAAAGGTGCCAATGTTTTAAATAATGTTGTAATTGCCCTAAATCCAGTTGATTACATTTATACAGGTGTTGCCTTTATGCAAGTACACAATGGGGCTTTTGTAAGTCCAATTCCGTTTAATGTGACGTTTGCACAAAGTGAATTCGTTCCAAAAGGTAAAGCAGTTGCATATGATAAATCTCGTTATCATTTCTATGCAGGCAGTGATGTGATTGTACGTGAGTTTGATCAAACACTTGCTTTAGAAGATATGGATTTATTTACTGCAAAACAATTCTTATATGCTGAACCAGATGATAATAAAACATCATTTGTTTATGATGTAGACTTTTCATCTCATGGGGCTCCGAAAGATAGCGAATCAGAATTACCAGAAGGATAA
- a CDS encoding head maturation protease, ClpP-related, with amino-acid sequence MSKNNQIDIYGFIDNVTVEGMTISPQTINDQLKEMSNEEEIIVNINSNGGDVFSGVAIYNMLKRHKAHITVNIDGIAASIASVIAMAGDTINMPNNAVLMIHNAWTNVTGDSNEFKKQANSLEKINSVVFNSYVAKNQDIDHALLKQYMDEETWFTAKEAKNLGLVDNVTNSTKVAAAATTAMLGGDKFMSKYRNEDPTQQTKDPKEQGGEITVEDVMDKLEEILQEVKKVNSGQGTKESKDPDKTGTPQNSFVRLFNMNTNKGE; translated from the coding sequence ATGAGCAAGAACAATCAGATTGATATTTACGGTTTTATCGACAATGTGACGGTAGAAGGTATGACGATTAGTCCTCAAACAATTAATGACCAATTGAAAGAAATGAGCAATGAAGAAGAAATCATTGTAAATATAAATTCAAATGGTGGAGATGTGTTCAGTGGAGTAGCGATTTACAATATGCTCAAACGTCACAAAGCACATATTACTGTGAATATTGATGGTATAGCTGCAAGTATTGCATCAGTGATTGCAATGGCTGGAGATACTATAAATATGCCTAACAATGCTGTATTGATGATTCATAACGCATGGACAAATGTAACAGGAGATTCAAACGAATTTAAAAAACAAGCTAACTCATTAGAAAAGATAAACTCAGTTGTTTTCAATAGTTATGTTGCTAAAAACCAAGATATAGATCATGCGCTTCTTAAACAATATATGGATGAAGAAACATGGTTTACAGCTAAAGAAGCAAAGAATTTAGGTCTAGTTGACAATGTTACGAATAGTACCAAAGTGGCAGCTGCTGCAACAACAGCAATGTTAGGAGGTGACAAATTTATGAGTAAGTATCGGAATGAAGACCCAACACAACAGACGAAAGACCCTAAAGAACAAGGTGGAGAAATCACTGTAGAAGATGTAATGGATAAACTTGAAGAAATATTACAAGAAGTTAAAAAAGTTAATAGTGGTCAAGGTACAAAGGAAAGCAAGGATCCTGACAAAACAGGAACACCTCAAAATAGTTTCGTAAGACTATTTAATATGAATACAAATAAAGGAGAATAA